A stretch of DNA from Deltaproteobacteria bacterium:
AATACATCGACCCCAGCTACATCATCCGTTCGGTGCCGGCCAATTCCAACGACCGGATCTACTGTGGCTTTCTGGGGCAGCACGCGGTCCATGCGGCCATGTCCGGCAAAACCGGCATGGTCGTTTCCAAGCTCCAGGACCGCTACCTGTACCTGCCGCTTGAACTTGTCACGGCCAAGCGGCGCAAACTGAACATCACCTCGAACTATTGGCGCTCGGTCCTGGAATCCACCGGACAGCCTCAATCCATGACCAACTGCGTCCAGGATGCATAACCCATGAAACGCATACTTCTCATTCTTCTCGCGATGGCGGCCGCCGGCGCGGCCTTCTGGTTCTGGAAATATCAAAACAGGCCCCTGCCCCAACCCGTGGCCCGCGAAGTGGCGCCACAACGGTGGCAGGTCAGCGGCACATCGGCCATGAACG
This window harbors:
- a CDS encoding ATP-dependent 6-phosphofructokinase — translated: HDASGNPILGDICEVLRAEIKKYFTAADFPYTLKYIDPSYIIRSVPANSNDRIYCGFLGQHAVHAAMSGKTGMVVSKLQDRYLYLPLELVTAKRRKLNITSNYWRSVLESTGQPQSMTNCVQDA